In Blastopirellula sp. J2-11, a single genomic region encodes these proteins:
- a CDS encoding NIPSNAP family protein, translating to MKSLLLMSAALATLALTTLAQAEDKPVYELRIYTTNEGKLPNLNARFRDHTAPLFEKHGMTNIGYWTPTDPALKDNTLIYILKHDSPAAAKKSWAAFMADPDWVKAKTASEADGKLVSKAESVYMTETDFSPHNLENGDQERLFELRKYTCDPGRLPNLHKRFRDGELDLFTKAGMTHIAYFTPTETPDTLIYIVAHKDAADAAKSWDAFRTNPEWIKMKADSRADGPIVTKVESTMMVPVDYSALK from the coding sequence ATGAAATCGTTACTGCTGATGTCCGCCGCTTTGGCGACGCTCGCTCTCACTACCTTGGCTCAAGCCGAAGACAAGCCTGTGTACGAACTGCGGATTTATACGACCAACGAAGGCAAGTTGCCTAACCTGAACGCTCGGTTTCGCGACCATACCGCGCCGCTATTTGAAAAGCACGGCATGACCAACATCGGCTATTGGACGCCGACTGATCCGGCGCTGAAAGACAACACGCTGATTTACATTTTGAAGCACGATAGCCCCGCCGCGGCGAAAAAAAGCTGGGCCGCGTTTATGGCCGACCCCGACTGGGTCAAAGCCAAAACGGCGTCGGAAGCGGATGGCAAGTTGGTCTCTAAGGCCGAATCGGTCTACATGACCGAAACCGATTTCTCCCCGCATAACCTAGAGAACGGCGACCAAGAACGATTGTTCGAGCTGCGCAAGTACACATGTGATCCAGGTCGCCTACCGAATTTGCACAAGCGTTTTCGCGATGGCGAACTCGACCTGTTCACCAAGGCCGGCATGACGCACATCGCTTATTTTACGCCGACCGAAACGCCCGATACGTTGATCTATATCGTCGCGCACAAAGATGCCGCGGACGCCGCGAAGTCGTGGGATGCGTTCCGCACCAATCCGGAGTGGATCAAGATGAAAGCTGATTCGCGTGCCGATGGTCCGATCGTCACCAAGGTCGAGAGCACGATGATGGTTCCCGTTGACTACTCCGCTTTGAAATAG
- a CDS encoding pectate lyase: MRKVLLLVIAIGICVSSANVYGKSPDVDQARAALRKACEFFQQKVGVEGGYVWQYSGDLTLSEGEGKTAGTTTVWVQPPGTPTIGEAFLDAYDATGDQYYLDAANQTGQILATGQMRTGGWYYSIETTPEKQIEFGYRHIKPAKKQQTRTTVDDNTTQAALHFLIRLDQANGQKKPAIHDAVTFGLDALIAAQRPIGGWYQNWKEYPTPVDEKAFPVLKASYPTEWSRKWLNDWTGKYYLNDDVTADLIDLFLSAYATYGDKRYLQTAEHAGDFLLLAQMPEPQPAWSQQYDEKMQPVWDRKFEPPAISGGESQQVITTLMQLYRETGKAKYLEPIPAALRYLNESVLPNGKLARFYELQTNRPLYFTKDYQLTYDASDVPDHYSFVIDSKLESLSQEYQRYRSRTLEQLKAGEAKKRASYSEDRVAKAIASLDERGAWVEKGTTRLYPKIKNASGVIRSQTFAGNVRQLSNYISAKTEE; this comes from the coding sequence ATGAGAAAAGTACTGCTTCTCGTTATCGCTATCGGTATCTGCGTCAGTTCGGCTAACGTTTATGGGAAATCGCCCGATGTTGATCAGGCCCGCGCCGCTTTGCGAAAAGCGTGTGAATTCTTTCAGCAAAAGGTGGGTGTCGAAGGAGGCTACGTCTGGCAGTACAGCGGCGATCTGACGCTGAGCGAAGGGGAAGGGAAGACCGCCGGTACAACCACGGTCTGGGTGCAGCCGCCGGGGACGCCGACGATCGGCGAAGCGTTTTTGGACGCCTATGACGCCACTGGGGACCAATACTATTTGGACGCCGCCAATCAAACGGGCCAGATTTTGGCGACCGGGCAAATGCGAACCGGTGGCTGGTACTACTCGATTGAAACGACGCCTGAGAAGCAGATCGAGTTCGGCTATCGCCATATCAAACCCGCCAAGAAGCAGCAGACGCGCACGACCGTCGATGACAACACCACGCAAGCGGCGCTCCATTTCCTGATTCGCTTGGATCAAGCGAATGGTCAAAAGAAGCCAGCGATCCATGACGCGGTGACGTTTGGCTTAGACGCATTGATCGCCGCGCAGCGACCCATCGGGGGCTGGTATCAAAATTGGAAGGAGTATCCGACTCCGGTCGACGAGAAAGCATTTCCCGTATTGAAGGCCAGCTATCCGACCGAGTGGTCACGCAAATGGCTGAACGATTGGACCGGCAAGTACTATTTGAACGATGACGTCACGGCCGATCTGATCGATCTCTTCCTTTCCGCCTACGCAACGTACGGCGACAAGCGGTATCTCCAGACAGCCGAACATGCTGGCGACTTTTTGTTGCTCGCCCAGATGCCTGAGCCGCAACCTGCCTGGTCGCAGCAATACGACGAAAAGATGCAGCCGGTCTGGGATCGCAAATTTGAGCCGCCGGCGATTAGCGGTGGAGAATCGCAGCAAGTGATCACTACACTGATGCAGCTTTATCGTGAAACGGGAAAGGCCAAGTATCTGGAACCGATTCCGGCGGCGCTCCGCTATTTGAACGAGTCTGTTTTGCCCAACGGAAAATTAGCCCGATTTTACGAACTGCAGACCAATCGCCCTCTCTATTTTACGAAAGACTATCAGTTAACTTACGACGCGAGTGACGTGCCGGATCACTATAGTTTTGTGATCGACTCGAAGCTGGAGTCGCTGTCGCAAGAGTACCAGCGCTATCGATCGCGCACGCTCGAACAACTGAAAGCCGGCGAAGCGAAGAAACGAGCGAGCTACTCTGAAGATCGGGTCGCCAAAGCGATCGCGAGTCTTGATGAACGGGGCGCGTGGGTCGAAAAAGGAACGACCAGACTTTATCCCAAAATCAAAAACGCCTCAGGCGTGATTCGTAGTCAGACGTTCGCCGGCAACGTACGGCAATTGTCAAACTACATCTCGGCCAAGACGGAGGAGTAA
- a CDS encoding M48 family metalloprotease yields MIQFRCSGCQVSFSVSEEKQGKKAKCPKCSEITQVPMLNAGGASPAPAPPVGSPKTTPTKPPTPTQEPVKLPRKPAAPRQAAPAARKPVPAAKPKRRMSDEQLREAVMGAFQGSFERPETKPFYVLGAAIVSVVMIALPMVYLSIIGLIGYAVYLHLTINGRTMLVRGNEIGTIGFALYMLPVVIAGVAIFFLIKPLFASPAEVHRTRSLTQKSDPLLFEFVAKICELVDAPFPTRIDVDDQMNASASFRRGIWSVIQGNDLVLTIGVPLAAGLTTRQFAGVLAHEFGHFSQGAGMRLTYVVRTISHWFARVAYERDVFDAWLWHLAESIDIRIAIFLYLFIFFIWIVRTILWILMYVGIFASGFLLRQMEYDADQYEIGLAGSAAFQQTSNRMRLIGAAYSISIELLSSVFQSGAMVDDITAFLKFQLQRFPDELKRDIRASIANESTGMFDTHPCDRERIAAAIEAKSPGVFQYEGLAVNLFGNFEKLSKVVTWDRYCQLTGSRLKSDELTPYLKLIDKYGLDIFGKDSEGNHPKKGVTPLHEIDHRVKIPFDE; encoded by the coding sequence ATGATCCAGTTTCGTTGCAGCGGTTGTCAGGTGTCGTTCAGCGTCTCGGAAGAGAAGCAGGGGAAAAAGGCGAAGTGTCCCAAGTGCAGCGAGATCACCCAGGTCCCGATGCTGAACGCAGGCGGCGCGTCGCCTGCGCCAGCGCCGCCGGTAGGATCTCCCAAAACGACGCCGACAAAGCCGCCCACGCCCACCCAGGAGCCGGTCAAGTTACCGCGAAAACCTGCCGCGCCGCGACAAGCGGCGCCGGCCGCGAGGAAGCCAGTCCCGGCGGCCAAGCCGAAGCGGCGGATGAGCGACGAGCAACTTCGCGAAGCGGTGATGGGAGCGTTTCAAGGAAGCTTCGAACGCCCCGAAACCAAGCCGTTTTACGTCCTTGGCGCAGCGATCGTTTCGGTCGTGATGATCGCGCTGCCGATGGTCTATCTCTCAATCATCGGATTGATCGGCTACGCCGTCTATCTGCATTTGACGATCAATGGCCGCACGATGTTGGTGCGGGGAAATGAGATCGGGACCATCGGGTTCGCATTGTATATGCTGCCGGTGGTCATCGCTGGCGTCGCCATCTTCTTCTTGATCAAGCCGTTGTTCGCTAGCCCTGCTGAAGTGCATCGGACCCGCTCACTGACCCAGAAAAGCGATCCGTTGTTGTTTGAGTTTGTCGCCAAAATTTGTGAGTTGGTCGACGCTCCGTTTCCGACGCGAATCGATGTCGACGATCAAATGAACGCATCGGCCAGTTTTCGCCGCGGCATCTGGAGCGTGATCCAAGGCAACGACCTGGTGCTGACGATCGGCGTGCCGCTGGCCGCCGGGCTCACCACGCGGCAGTTCGCCGGCGTGCTCGCCCACGAGTTCGGGCACTTCAGCCAAGGCGCCGGCATGCGGCTAACCTATGTCGTTCGCACCATCAGTCATTGGTTCGCCCGCGTCGCCTATGAGCGAGACGTGTTTGACGCTTGGCTCTGGCATTTGGCCGAAAGCATTGATATCCGGATCGCGATCTTTTTGTACCTGTTTATCTTTTTCATCTGGATCGTGCGCACCATCCTTTGGATCCTGATGTACGTCGGGATCTTCGCCTCCGGCTTTTTGCTCCGGCAAATGGAATACGACGCCGACCAATACGAGATTGGGCTGGCTGGCAGCGCCGCGTTTCAGCAAACGTCGAATCGCATGCGATTGATCGGCGCCGCCTATAGTATTTCGATCGAATTGCTGTCGTCCGTGTTTCAGAGCGGTGCGATGGTTGACGATATCACCGCCTTTCTGAAATTCCAATTGCAGCGATTTCCTGACGAACTCAAGCGGGACATCCGCGCCTCGATCGCCAACGAGTCGACCGGCATGTTTGACACGCACCCGTGCGATCGTGAACGGATCGCCGCCGCGATCGAAGCGAAGTCGCCCGGCGTCTTTCAGTACGAAGGTCTCGCCGTCAACCTGTTTGGCAATTTTGAGAAGCTCTCCAAAGTTGTCACTTGGGATCGTTATTGCCAGTTGACCGGCAGTCGCTTGAAGTCGGATGAACTAACTCCCTATCTAAAACTGATCGACAAGTACGGACTGGATATCTTCGGCAAGGACTCCGAAGGGAATCACCCGAAGAAGGGTGTGACGCCGTTGCACGAGATCGATCACCGGGTGAAGATTCCGTTTGACGAATAA
- a CDS encoding response regulator has protein sequence MSIVTYFIQQCPTCGRRLQVRINDLGRPVSCQHCHAEFTASDPSIPSQPISALDSVETALRKAEAFLSTRGQHAAMFASPTRAQ, from the coding sequence ATGTCGATCGTTACCTACTTTATTCAGCAGTGCCCGACCTGTGGTCGGCGTCTGCAGGTGCGGATTAACGACCTTGGTCGTCCTGTCTCTTGCCAACATTGTCACGCCGAGTTTACGGCGAGTGACCCGAGCATCCCGTCGCAGCCGATTTCCGCTTTGGATTCGGTAGAAACGGCCCTTCGCAAAGCCGAGGCGTTTCTCTCCACTCGCGGACAGCATGCGGCCATGTTTGCGTCACCGACGCGAGCCCAGTAA
- a CDS encoding peptidylprolyl isomerase: MRSYSIKFFSFISLASLFALGCGGGETSPPAASIEAAAGASPTTGSLAGSPVSVDAGVMTTASQRPQRESEPEVVLSTTYGDIKIRLNADKAPATVDNFLNNYLEPGQYDGTIFHYVAPGSMILGGAFTADLEANSTRSEIQSEAANGLKNVRGAIAMTRDPQYIHSATNQFFINLADNPQLDHVVDDEEKYGYCVFGEVIEGMEVVDKIAAAPVKDKEGFPSLPIEAVVIQSAKRVR; the protein is encoded by the coding sequence ATGCGTTCGTATTCGATCAAATTCTTCTCGTTCATCTCTTTGGCTTCCTTGTTCGCACTGGGATGCGGCGGCGGCGAAACGAGTCCACCGGCGGCTTCGATTGAAGCAGCGGCAGGCGCATCGCCAACTACCGGCTCGTTAGCAGGTTCTCCGGTCTCAGTCGACGCTGGCGTTATGACGACAGCTTCCCAGCGGCCGCAGCGAGAAAGTGAGCCTGAAGTAGTGTTATCGACCACTTACGGCGATATCAAGATTCGACTTAACGCCGACAAAGCGCCGGCGACGGTCGATAACTTTCTGAATAACTATCTAGAGCCGGGGCAATATGACGGCACGATCTTTCACTATGTCGCACCTGGTTCGATGATCTTGGGGGGCGCGTTCACCGCTGATCTCGAAGCGAACTCGACGCGCAGCGAGATCCAAAGCGAAGCGGCCAACGGCCTGAAAAATGTGCGTGGAGCGATCGCGATGACGCGTGACCCGCAGTACATTCACAGCGCGACCAATCAGTTTTTCATCAATCTGGCCGACAATCCGCAACTGGATCATGTTGTGGATGATGAAGAAAAATATGGTTACTGCGTGTTTGGCGAAGTGATCGAAGGGATGGAAGTGGTCGACAAGATCGCCGCCGCTCCGGTCAAAGACAAGGAAGGCTTCCCCAGTCTTCCGATTGAGGCGGTCGTGATTCAATCGGCCAAACGCGTTCGCTAA
- a CDS encoding LamG domain-containing protein, translating to MRKDRTADASSELIQLLGEYANGVISPARLVRLEAILNESPDARKDYIHYFRLHAGLYDLVDELSQRDQQHESTALVAAENRKFEYRVYWLPGAIAFLAACILIACFALLPFGRDSADPAQAMAKSSSTSVNRRPGSFDLPAFTTSQPIAIISRMADVVMAPGQESLHIGQGLSSQQLSVKSGLLQLDFLNGVTVVVEGTVELELVSQTRCKLLCGQARVYADSLEDGFALETDEATFIDRGTEFGVRVVPGKQAEVHVFDGQVDVLPRNGDPATRSVTTGRAMSISSQLQPQDILVRPDEFPSIRGMNERLSDLTSERYAKWRQDRQQILADEDLLVFYDFQTDPDNAQQVVNLATDGLNGNIVGCNVAQGRWPGKQSLEFKKFHDRVRINVPGEFDSITLSVWIRIDGFDREFNSIMLTDYFQDGHIHWQFRSSGMVDLGIRPKDERRILYLSDSVLGYEDLGRWVQLVAVVDRDLGKVFHYLDGKLIMQAPIETGKERDYRAPSETLAKLRIGQAELGNWRRKDPGEPYSIRSLNGRMDEFSLYSRALNEAEVARLYEIGRP from the coding sequence GCCAACGGCGTGATCTCGCCGGCGCGACTCGTGCGGCTTGAAGCGATATTAAACGAGAGCCCGGACGCGCGAAAGGACTATATCCATTACTTTCGACTTCACGCTGGGCTCTACGATCTGGTCGATGAGTTATCGCAGCGCGATCAACAGCACGAATCGACTGCGTTGGTTGCGGCGGAGAATCGCAAATTTGAATATCGCGTCTATTGGTTACCGGGGGCGATTGCATTCTTGGCGGCATGCATTTTGATTGCATGTTTCGCCCTCCTGCCGTTTGGGCGGGATAGCGCTGACCCAGCGCAAGCGATGGCGAAATCTTCCTCGACAAGCGTCAACAGAAGACCGGGGTCCTTTGACCTGCCTGCGTTTACGACATCGCAGCCGATTGCGATCATCTCGCGTATGGCCGATGTCGTGATGGCTCCGGGCCAAGAGTCTTTGCACATCGGCCAAGGCTTGTCGTCGCAACAGCTTTCGGTGAAATCGGGATTATTGCAACTCGATTTTCTGAACGGCGTCACTGTCGTCGTTGAAGGAACTGTCGAATTGGAATTGGTTTCGCAGACGCGCTGCAAGCTGCTATGTGGTCAGGCTCGCGTTTATGCGGACTCGCTGGAGGATGGCTTTGCTTTGGAGACGGACGAGGCGACCTTTATCGACCGAGGAACAGAGTTTGGCGTTCGCGTTGTTCCCGGGAAGCAAGCCGAAGTGCATGTCTTTGACGGACAGGTCGACGTACTTCCCCGTAATGGCGACCCAGCGACCCGCTCGGTCACGACGGGACGCGCCATGTCGATTTCTTCCCAGCTTCAACCGCAGGACATTCTTGTTCGCCCGGATGAGTTTCCGAGCATCCGCGGCATGAACGAGCGTCTCTCGGATTTAACGAGTGAGAGATATGCGAAATGGCGGCAAGATCGTCAGCAAATCTTGGCGGATGAAGACTTACTGGTGTTTTATGATTTTCAAACAGATCCCGATAATGCCCAGCAAGTCGTGAATCTCGCCACCGATGGCCTGAACGGCAATATCGTCGGATGCAATGTCGCTCAAGGTCGCTGGCCCGGAAAACAATCGCTCGAGTTTAAAAAGTTCCATGACCGCGTACGAATCAATGTGCCTGGCGAATTTGATTCGATCACGCTCTCCGTCTGGATTCGAATCGACGGGTTCGACCGAGAATTTAACTCGATCATGCTGACCGATTACTTTCAAGACGGGCACATTCATTGGCAATTCCGCTCCAGCGGCATGGTCGATTTAGGGATCCGACCCAAAGATGAGAGGCGAATTTTGTATCTCTCGGATTCTGTCCTCGGCTACGAGGATCTTGGTCGTTGGGTCCAACTGGTCGCCGTTGTTGACCGCGATCTTGGCAAGGTGTTTCACTACCTGGATGGGAAGCTGATTATGCAGGCTCCCATCGAAACCGGCAAAGAACGAGATTATCGCGCTCCTTCCGAAACCTTGGCGAAGCTGCGAATCGGTCAGGCTGAACTCGGAAACTGGCGCCGCAAAGACCCCGGCGAACCCTACTCGATCCGCAGTTTAAACGGCCGCATGGACGAGTTTTCGCTCTACTCCCGAGCGCTCAACGAAGCGGAAGTCGCTCGCTTGTACGAAATCGGTCGTCCGTAG